Proteins encoded by one window of Anguilla rostrata isolate EN2019 chromosome 9, ASM1855537v3, whole genome shotgun sequence:
- the LOC135262457 gene encoding olfactory receptor 51F2-like, which produces MSPLNSTFLNATIVHPAFFFISGFSNIPHTKYYYVFLCFVYALSVLGNTFVMFVIYADHCLHSPKYIAVFNLAVSDLCVSTALVPPLIDTFLFKSQLISFEACLSNMFFVFWFLFMQSFSLTVLSYDRCVAICFPLRYNEIITTKSMLVITTILWIIAGLAILIPVLFINRLSFCKSIVINSYFCDHGPTFRLACNDYTPSYMMGGIQPIVIFWLPLLFITGTYICIARALLKIATASERLKAMQTCTSHLILVSVFYLPVCINAAMGSIHPNIRIFSTSLALVLPPMLNPIIYSLKTEEFTESIKKQYRRHKIHITVMNK; this is translated from the coding sequence ATGAGCCCCttaaattcaacatttttaaatgccactATTGTGCATCCTGCATTCTTTTTCATAAGTGGATTTTCCAATATTCCCCACACAAAATACTACtatgtgttcttgtgctttGTTTATGCTCTGTCTGTTCTGGGAAACACTTTTgtcatgtttgtgatttacgCTGACCACTGTCTTCACAGTCCGAAATACattgcagtgtttaatttggctgtgtccgacttgtgtgtgagcactgCACTTGTTCCTCCATTGATTGACACCTTCCTGTTTAAATCACAGTTAATCTCCTTTGAGGCCTGCTTGagtaatatgttttttgttttttggtttctcTTCATGCAGTCTTTCAGTCTCACTGTTCTGTCCTATGATAGATGTGTTGCTATATGCTTTCCATTGAGATACAATGAAATTATTACAACCAAGTCAATGCTGGTGATCACGACCATATTATGGATTATTGCAGGATTGGCCATTCTCATACCTGTACTTTTTATTAACCGACTATCATTCTGCAAATCCATTGTGATAAACAGCTATTTCTGTGATCATGGACCCACGTTTCGATTAGCATGCAATGACTACACTCCAAGTTATATGATGGGCGGGATTCAGCCTATTGTGATTTTTTGGCTTCCATTACTGTTTATTACAGGTACATACATCTGTATAGCCCGTGCGTTATTGAAAATTGCAACCGCCTCAGAGCGACTCAAAGCCATGCAAACCTGCACCTCCCATTTGATCTTGGTGAGTGTATTTTATCTTCCTGTATGTATTAATGCTGCGATGGGTTCCATTCACCCAAACATTAGAATCTTTAGTACGTCGCTGGCATTGGTCTTGCCGCCTATGCTTAATCCAATCATTTACTCACTGAAGACTGAAGAATTCacagaatccattaaaaaacagtacagaagacataaaatacatatcactgtaatgaataaatga
- the LOC135262458 gene encoding olfactory receptor 1E16-like produces MSPLNSTFFNATIVHPEYFFISGLSGIPHTKYYYVFLCFVYTLSVLGNTFVMFVIYTDHCLHSPKYIAVFNLAVSDLCVSTAIVPPLIDTFLFKSQLISYEACLTNMFFVIWFLFMQSFTLTVMSYDRCVAICFPLRYNEIVTNKSMLVITIILWIIAGLAILTVVLFVNTLSFCKSTVINSYFCDHGPTYRLACNDNTPSDVLSWTLPALMLWLPLLFITGTYICIARALLKIATASERLKAMKTCTAHLILVGVYYFPVCIIYGAIGSFVHHNVRIINTSLAMVLPPMLNPIIYSLKTEEFTESIKKQYRRRKIQIIVMNK; encoded by the coding sequence ATGAGCCCCCTAAATTCAACCTTTTTTAATGCCACTATTGTGCATCCTGAGTACTTTTTCATAAGTGGTTTGTCCGGTATTCCCCACACAAAATACTACtatgtgttcttgtgctttGTTTATACTCTGTCTGTTCTGGGAAACACTTTTgtcatgtttgtgatttacaccGACCACTGTCTTCACAGTCCGAAATACattgcagtgtttaatttggctgtgtctgacttgtgtgtgagcacagcaATCGTTCCTCCATTGATTGACACCTTCCTGTTTAAATCACAGTTAATCTCTTATGAGGCCTGCTTGactaatatgttttttgttatttggttTCTCTTCATGCAGTCTTTCACTCTCACTGTTATGTCCTACGATAGATGTGTTGCTATATGCTTTCCACTGCGATACAATGAGATTGtgacaaataaatcaatgctGGTGATCACAATCATATTATGGATTATTGCAGGACTGGCCATTCTCACAGTAGTACTTTTTGTTAACACACTGTCATTCTGCAAATCCACTGTGATAAACAGCTATTTCTGTGATCACGGACCCACATACCGTTTAGCATGCAATGACAACACTCCAAGTGATGTGTTGAGTTGGACACTTCCTGCTCTGATGTTATGGCTTCCATTACTGTTTATTACAGGTACATACATTTGCATAGCCCGTGCGTTATTGAAAATTGCAACAGCTTCAGAGCGACTCAAAGCCATGAAAACCTGCACCGCACATTTGATCTTGGTGGGTGTGTATTATTTTCCTGTATGTATCATCTATGGAGCAATCGGCTCCTTCGTTCACCATAACGTCAGGATTATCAACACATCTCTGGCGATGGTTTTGCCGCCTATGCTTAATCCAATCATTTACTCGCTGAAGACGGAAGAATTCACAGAATCCATTAAAAAGCAGTACAGAAGAAGGAAGATACAAATCAttgtaatgaataaatga
- the LOC135262459 gene encoding olfactory receptor 51A7-like has product MSPLNSTFFINATIVRPEYFFISGFSGIPHTKYYYVFLCFVYALSVLGNTFVMFVIYSDHCLHSPKYIAVFNLAVSDMCASTALVPPLIDTFLFKSQLISFEACLTNMFFVYWFLFMQSFTLTVMSYDRCVAICFPLRYNEIVTNKSMLVITAITWSFAALSVLIAVGFISRLSYCKSTVINSYFCDHGPTYRLACNDNTPSDVLSWTLPALMLWLPLMLITGTYICIARALLKIATASERLKAMKTCTSHLILVGVYYFPVCIIYGAIGSFVHHNVRIISTSLAMILPPMLNPIIYSLKTEEFTESIKKQYRRNKIHITVMYK; this is encoded by the coding sequence ATGAGCCCCCTAAATTCAACCTTCTTTATTAATGCCACTATTGTGCGTCCTGAATACTTTTTCATAAGTGGTTTTTCTGGTATTCCCCACACAAAATACTACtatgtgttcttgtgctttGTTTATGCTCTGTCTGTACTGGGAAACACTTTTGTCATGTTTGTTATTTACAGTGACCACTGTCTTCACAGTCCGAAATACATTGCGGTGTTTAATTTGGCTGTGTCTGACATGTGTGCAAGTACGGCACTCGTTCCTCCATTGATTGACACCTTCCTGTTTAAATCACAGTTAATCTCCTTTGAGGCCTGCTTGActaacatgttttttgtttattggttTCTTTTCATGCAGTCTTTCACTCTCACTGTTATGTCCTATGATAGATGTGTCGCTATATGCTTTCCACTGAGGTACAATGAGATTGTGACTAATAAATCGATGTTGGTCATCACAGCTATTACATGGAGTTTTGCTGCACTGTCTGTTCTCATTGCTGTGGGTTTTATCAGCAGACTGTCATACTGCAAATCCACTGTGATAAACAGCTATTTCTGTGATCACGGACCCACATACCGTTTAGCATGCAATGACAACACTCCAAGTGATGTGTTGAGTTGGACACTTCCTGCTCTGATGTTATGGCTTCCATTAATGCTTATTACAGGTACATACATCTGTATAGCCAGAGCGTTGTTGAAAATTGCAACAGCGTCAGAGCGACTCAAAGCCATGAAAACCTGCACCTCTCATTTGATCTTGGTGGGTGTGTATTATTTTCCTGTATGTATCATCTATGGAGCAATCGGCTCCTTCGTTCATCATAACGTCAGGATCATCAGCACATCTCTGGCGATGATCTTGCCGCCTATGCTAAATCCAATCATTTATTCACTGAAGACAGAAGAATTCACAGAATCCATTAAAAAGCAGTACAGAAGAAATAAGATACACATCACTGTAATgtataagtga
- the LOC135262460 gene encoding olfactory receptor 52K1-like, giving the protein MSPLNSTFFNATTVHPEYFFVSGLSGIPHTKYYYVFLCFVYALSVLGNTFVMFMIYADHCLHSPKYIAVFNLAVSDLCVSTALVPPLIDTFLFKSQLISYEACLSNMFFVFWFLFMQSFSLTVLSYDRCVAICFPLRYNEIITTKSMLVITTILWIIAGLAILIPVLFINRLSFCKSIVINSYFCDHGPTFRLACNDYTPSYMMGWIQPIVIFWLPLLFITGTYICIARALLKIATASERLKAMKTCTSHLILVGVYYFPICIIYGAIGSIVHHNVRIINASLAMVLPPMLNPIIYSLKTEEFTESIKKQYRRHKIHITVMNK; this is encoded by the coding sequence ATGAGCCCCCTAAATTCAACCTTTTTTAATGCCACTACTGTGCATCCTGAATACTTTTTCGTAAGTGGTTTGTCCGGTATTCCCCACACAAAATACTACtatgtgttcttgtgctttGTTTATGCTCTGTCTGTTCTGGGAAACACTTTTGTCATGTTTATGATTTACGCTGACCACTGCCTTCATAGTCCAAAATACattgcagtgtttaatttggctGTGTCTGACTTGTGTGTAAGCACTGCACTTGTTCCTCCATTGATTGACACCTTCCTGTTTAAATCACAGTTAATCTCCTACGAGGCCTGCTTGagtaatatgttttttgttttttggtttctaTTCATGCAGTCTTTCAGTCTCACTGTTCTGTCCTATGATAGATGTGTTGCTATATGCTTTCCACTGAGATATAATGAAATTATTACAACCAAGTCAATGCTGGTGATCACGACCATATTATGGATTATTGCAGGATTGGCCATTCTCATACCTGTACTTTTTATTAACAGACTATCATTCTGCAAATCCATTGTGATAAACAGCTATTTCTGTGATCATGGACCCACGTTTCGATTAGCATGCAATGACTACACTCCAAGTTATATGATGGGCTGGATTCAGCCTATTGTGATTTTTTGGCTTCCATTACTGTTTATTACAGGTACATACATCTGTATAGCCCGTGCGTTATTGAAAATTGCAACAGCCTCAGAGCGACTCAAAGCCATGAAAACCTGCACCTCTCATTTGATCTTGGTGGGTGTGTATTATTTTCCTATATGTATCATCTATGGAGCAATCGGCTCCATTGTTCACCATAACGTCAGGATCATCAACGCATCTTTGGCGATGGTCTTGCCTCCTATGCTTAATCCAATCATTTACTCACTGAAGACTGAAGAATTCacagaatccattaaaaaacagtacagaagacataaaatacacatcactgtaatgaataaatga
- the LOC135262461 gene encoding olfactory receptor 2AT4-like: MTLVFWTVSLQLLVLKIAFSKGEKKQRANKPAMSPLNSTFFINATIVRPEYFFISGFSGIPHTKYYYVFLCFVYTLSLVGNTFVMFVIYADHCLHSPKYIAVFNLAVSDLCVSTALVPPLIDTFLFKSQLISFEACLTNMFFVYSFLCMQSFTLTVMSYDRCVAICFPLRYNEIVTNKSMLVITAITWSFAALSVLIAVGFISRLSYCKSTVINSYFCDHGPTYRLACNDNTPSDVLSSILPALMSWLPLLFITGTYICIARALLKIATAPERLKAMKTCTSHLILVGVYYFPICIIYGAIGHFVHHNVRIISTSLATVLPPMLNPIIYSLKTEELTESIKKQYRRSKIHITVMYK; the protein is encoded by the exons ATGACTCTTGTGTTCTGGACAGTTAGTCTACAATTATTG gTCCTTAAGATAGCTTTTTCAAAGGGTGAGAAAAAGCAAAGAGCAAACAAACCTGCGATGAGCCCCCTAAATTCAACCTTCTTTATTAACGCCACTATTGTGCGTCCTGAATACTTTTTCATAAGTGGTTTTTCTGGTATTCCTCACACAAAATACTACTATGTGTTCTTGTGCTTCGTTTATACTCTGTCTCTAGTGGGAAACACTTTTgtcatgtttgtgatttacgCAGACCACTGTCTTCACAGTCCGAAATACATTGCGGTGTTTAATTTGGCTGTGTCCGATTTGTGTGTAAGCACTGCGCTCGTTCCTCCATTGATTGACACCTTCCTGTTTAAATCACAGTTAATCTCCTTTGAGGCCTGCTTGactaatatgttttttgtttattcgtTTCTCTGCATGCAGTCTTTCACTCTCACTGTTATGTCCTATGATAGATGTGTCGCTATATGCTTTCCACTGAGGTACAATGAGATTGTGACTAATAAATCGATGTTGGTCATCACAGCTATTACATGGAGTTTTGCAGCACTGTCTGTTCTCATTGCTGTGGGTTTTATCAGCAGACTGTCATACTGCAAATCCACTGTGATAAACAGCTATTTCTGTGATCACGGACCCACATACCGTTTAGCATGCAATGACAACACTCCAAGTGATGTGTTGAGTTCGATACTTCCTGCTCTGATGTCATGGCTTCCATTACTGTTCATTACAGGTACATACATCTGTATAGCCCGTGCGTTATTGAAAATTGCAACAGCTCCTGAGCGACTCAAAGCCATGAAAACCTGCACCTCTCATTTGATCTTGGTGGGTGTGTATTATTTTCCTATATGTATCATCTATGGAGCAATCGGCCACTTCGTTCACCATAACGTCAGGATCATCAGCACATCTCTGGCAACTGTCTTGCCGCCTATGCTAAATCCAATCATTTATTCACTGAAGACAGAAGAACTCACAGAATCCATTAAAAAGCAGTACAGAAGAAGTAAGATACACATCACTGTAATgtataagtga